The Kiritimatiellia bacterium genome window below encodes:
- a CDS encoding ketose-bisphosphate aldolase — protein MIVSTNQLFKHAYGKYAVGAYNINNLEQTMGLFKGNLDSKAPFIIQISKGARSYTDKSMLEAIIRAADKLFPKAVFAVHLDHGDETTAMDCIASGFYSSVMIDASMKPYEENIAITKRVVAAAHAKNISVEAELGQLGGVEEHISVSEDQVHLTDPAQAEDFVKRSGCDSLACAIGTSHGAYKFAGSQGLHFEIIADIQKRLPGFPLVMHGSSSVPKDEVDRINAAGGQLKGARGVDETQFAKAAKLGVTKVNIDTDGRLVWCRVHREHFKEHPENFDLRPPGKIFMAEFAKYIAHKNNCLGSSEQLDSVREFLK, from the coding sequence ATGATAGTCAGCACCAATCAATTGTTCAAACACGCTTACGGCAAATACGCCGTCGGCGCCTATAACATCAATAATCTTGAACAAACCATGGGTTTGTTCAAGGGCAATCTTGACAGCAAGGCGCCTTTTATAATCCAGATTTCCAAGGGCGCCCGCTCCTACACCGATAAAAGCATGTTGGAGGCCATTATCCGCGCGGCCGACAAGCTCTTCCCCAAGGCCGTCTTCGCCGTTCATCTTGACCATGGCGACGAAACAACGGCCATGGATTGCATCGCCAGCGGCTTCTACAGCTCGGTCATGATTGACGCCAGCATGAAGCCCTATGAAGAAAACATCGCCATAACCAAGCGCGTTGTCGCGGCCGCCCATGCCAAAAATATTTCCGTTGAAGCGGAACTGGGCCAGCTCGGCGGCGTGGAAGAGCATATCTCCGTCTCCGAAGACCAGGTCCACCTGACCGATCCGGCCCAGGCCGAGGATTTCGTGAAACGCTCCGGCTGCGACAGCCTGGCCTGCGCCATCGGCACCAGCCACGGCGCCTACAAGTTTGCCGGCAGCCAGGGCCTCCATTTTGAAATCATCGCCGACATCCAGAAACGCCTGCCCGGGTTCCCGCTCGTCATGCACGGTTCAAGCTCAGTCCCTAAGGACGAAGTGGACCGCATCAACGCCGCCGGCGGACAACTCAAGGGCGCCAGAGGCGTTGATGAAACACAATTCGCCAAGGCCGCCAAGCTCGGCGTAACCAAGGTCAACATTGACACCGACGGCCGCCTGGTCTGGTGCCGCGTTCACCGCGAACATTTCAAGGAACATCCGGAAAACTTTGACCTCCGTCCCCCGGGCAAAATTTTCATGGCCGAATTCGCGAAATATATCGCCCACAAAAATAACTGCCTGGGAAGCTCTGAACAGCTTGATTCGGTGCGGGAATTTCTGAAATAA
- the priA gene encoding primosomal protein N' codes for MQNIAKVAVEISLDREFDYLVPDELVSVVRVGARVLVPFGNRVTRGYVIGLADRSEIKNLKAIAALVGGKPLLGDNILKLARWISDYYASAFEQAIRSLLPCAVRRPQAKFLQQKTVTVVPGKIRDLDLVKLRARAPKQAAALELLLPDKQVLLTDLLERSGAGPGAVKSLEQKGVLKIASRDLRRDPFAGQTILPTQPLNLFPEQAAALDLVEKSIDTFSPPVVLLHGVTGSGKTEVYLQAIGHVLERGKGAIVLVPEIALTPQTVERFCGRFGDKVAVLHSHLSDGERHDEWHRINDGQARIVVGARSALFAPVERLGLIVVDEEHETSYKQGEAPRYNARDVAIKRGEIERCPVLLGSATPALESFYNARIGKYAIAHLHHRVDRQKMPRMNIIDMRLEAEREGRVNVFSRPLVEAIRERLERREQTMLFLNRRGFATSVICPACGFVAICAQCSVALTYHRAGEELRCHICGRAEKVPDKCAKCGAFALKFSGIGTQRIESIVHSLFPKARAQRMDADTTTAKHSHRNILGDFKTGKIDILIGTQMIAKGLHFPNVTLVGVIYADHSLHMPDFRAAERTFQLLLQVSGRAGRGDIAGEVIVQTFTPFHPAVQAARRMDYEGFCDQEVESRRELFYPPFAHLTCITLEGAPDEMIALAAKQLAGGLKPLVKPPAVLSGPMPAPISMARGQYRLQIIIRAPSAAEVSGQIKQVLRGLKCPPQVRIAVDVDALSMM; via the coding sequence GGAGTTTGATTATCTTGTCCCGGATGAGCTGGTTTCCGTGGTGCGGGTCGGCGCGCGGGTCCTGGTGCCTTTCGGAAACAGAGTCACGCGCGGTTACGTGATCGGCCTGGCTGATCGCTCCGAGATAAAAAACCTGAAGGCAATTGCCGCCCTGGTCGGGGGCAAGCCGCTGCTCGGAGATAATATCCTGAAGCTGGCGCGCTGGATCAGCGATTATTACGCTTCCGCTTTTGAGCAGGCCATTCGTTCGCTCCTGCCCTGCGCGGTGCGGCGGCCGCAGGCGAAATTTCTTCAGCAAAAAACGGTAACGGTTGTCCCCGGAAAAATAAGAGACTTGGACCTGGTCAAACTGCGCGCGCGCGCCCCCAAACAGGCGGCCGCGCTTGAGCTTTTACTACCGGATAAGCAGGTGTTATTGACCGACCTGCTTGAGCGCTCCGGCGCGGGGCCGGGCGCGGTCAAAAGCCTTGAACAGAAGGGCGTCTTAAAAATAGCCAGCCGGGATTTACGGCGCGATCCGTTCGCCGGCCAGACCATTTTGCCGACCCAGCCGCTGAATCTTTTTCCCGAGCAGGCCGCCGCCCTGGATTTGGTTGAAAAATCAATTGACACTTTTTCGCCGCCGGTGGTTCTGCTGCACGGCGTAACCGGCAGCGGCAAGACAGAAGTTTATCTGCAGGCCATCGGGCATGTCCTTGAGCGGGGCAAGGGGGCGATCGTGCTGGTGCCCGAGATTGCGCTCACGCCGCAGACCGTGGAAAGATTCTGCGGGCGTTTCGGAGACAAGGTGGCGGTCTTGCACAGCCATCTTTCGGACGGCGAGCGGCACGACGAGTGGCACCGGATCAATGACGGCCAGGCGCGGATCGTGGTCGGCGCCCGCTCGGCGCTGTTTGCGCCGGTGGAGCGGCTGGGGTTGATCGTGGTTGATGAGGAGCATGAAACCAGTTACAAGCAGGGTGAGGCCCCGCGATACAATGCGCGGGACGTGGCGATAAAACGCGGCGAAATTGAGCGCTGCCCGGTCCTGCTTGGCTCGGCCACGCCGGCGCTGGAATCGTTTTATAACGCGCGCATCGGCAAATACGCGATCGCGCATCTTCACCATCGCGTTGACCGGCAGAAAATGCCGCGCATGAACATTATTGACATGCGGCTGGAAGCGGAACGCGAAGGCCGCGTGAACGTGTTTTCGCGTCCGCTGGTTGAGGCGATTCGCGAAAGGCTTGAACGGCGCGAGCAGACCATGCTGTTCCTGAACCGCCGCGGATTTGCCACTTCGGTCATTTGCCCGGCCTGCGGTTTCGTGGCGATTTGCGCTCAATGCAGTGTAGCGCTGACCTATCACCGCGCGGGCGAGGAATTGCGCTGTCATATCTGCGGCCGGGCGGAAAAGGTTCCGGACAAATGTGCCAAGTGCGGCGCTTTTGCCTTGAAATTCTCCGGCATCGGCACCCAGCGGATTGAATCAATCGTGCACTCGCTTTTCCCGAAGGCGCGCGCGCAAAGGATGGATGCCGACACCACCACCGCGAAACATTCGCATCGGAACATTCTCGGTGACTTCAAGACCGGCAAGATAGACATCCTGATCGGCACCCAGATGATTGCCAAGGGCCTGCATTTTCCCAACGTGACCCTGGTGGGGGTCATTTACGCGGATCACAGCCTGCATATGCCCGATTTCCGGGCCGCGGAAAGGACGTTTCAGCTTTTGCTTCAGGTCTCCGGCCGGGCGGGCAGGGGAGATATTGCCGGCGAGGTCATTGTCCAGACTTTTACGCCCTTTCACCCGGCGGTACAGGCCGCGCGCCGGATGGATTACGAGGGGTTTTGCGACCAGGAAGTTGAGTCGCGCCGCGAGCTTTTTTATCCGCCCTTTGCCCATCTGACCTGCATTACCCTGGAAGGCGCGCCGGATGAAATGATCGCCCTGGCCGCGAAACAATTAGCCGGCGGGTTAAAACCGCTGGTAAAACCCCCGGCCGTTCTTTCCGGTCCCATGCCGGCGCCGATCAGCATGGCCAGGGGCCAATACCGCCTCCAGATCATCATCCGTGCGCCTTCGGCGGCGGAGGTTTCCGGGCAGATAAAGCAGGTTTTGCGCGGGTTGAAATGCCCGCCGCAAGTGCGCATTGCGGTTGACGTGGACGCGCTGTCAATGATGTGA
- a CDS encoding iron-containing alcohol dehydrogenase has protein sequence MNPSELLGRTFACECGKTHSVPIREIIYSESAVQDAAGVFSRYFRGKTTVIIADQRTFAAAGKALNDALAAQGWYISNLIVPDGKNGREPVCDDFTLDYVLNRLPKCDFYIAAGAGVISDLTKWAACKTGKPYAALATAASMNGYSSANIAPTVKGVKRLMDGVCPLVIMAVPSVINQAPYKLTAAGLGDVLAKPVSITDWRMSKLLFGEYFCPLCARMISEIEPAYMDNPGGILQKKPEAIGALFNALVYSGLSMTIAGTSSPSSGGEHMISHALDSTALARGLGHDYHGRQVGLGTIFACALYERILALEAPQFTLRAEPVNAAFWQSLAPVVEEEYARKTTKAARAVEQLKKKNCWDELRALAKQSIRTPAGIRDCLKTAGAAYRIADIGCDRARFLEAALNCHQMRERYTVIDLARAVGIMPKAANEIIEEYLA, from the coding sequence ATGAATCCTTCTGAATTGCTCGGCCGAACTTTCGCCTGCGAGTGCGGAAAAACTCATTCCGTCCCGATCCGCGAAATCATCTACTCCGAATCGGCCGTGCAAGATGCCGCCGGCGTTTTCAGCCGTTATTTCCGCGGCAAAACAACCGTAATCATCGCCGATCAGCGCACCTTCGCAGCCGCCGGGAAAGCGCTGAACGATGCGCTCGCCGCGCAGGGCTGGTACATCTCCAACCTGATCGTGCCCGACGGCAAAAACGGCAGGGAGCCGGTCTGCGACGACTTTACGCTTGATTACGTTCTCAACCGCCTGCCTAAATGCGATTTTTACATCGCCGCCGGCGCGGGCGTCATCAGCGACCTGACCAAATGGGCCGCCTGCAAAACCGGCAAACCCTATGCCGCGCTCGCCACCGCGGCCTCCATGAACGGCTATTCCTCGGCCAATATCGCCCCGACCGTCAAAGGCGTCAAACGGCTCATGGACGGCGTCTGCCCGCTGGTCATCATGGCGGTCCCTTCCGTCATCAACCAGGCGCCCTATAAACTCACCGCCGCCGGGCTCGGCGACGTGCTCGCCAAGCCGGTCAGTATCACGGACTGGCGCATGAGCAAGCTTTTGTTCGGCGAATATTTTTGTCCGCTCTGCGCGCGCATGATTTCCGAGATAGAGCCGGCCTACATGGACAATCCCGGCGGCATTCTGCAAAAAAAACCGGAAGCCATCGGCGCTTTGTTCAACGCCCTCGTTTATTCCGGCCTTTCCATGACCATCGCCGGCACTTCCTCGCCCTCTTCCGGCGGCGAGCACATGATCTCCCACGCCCTTGATTCAACCGCCCTCGCCCGGGGGTTAGGCCATGATTACCACGGCCGCCAGGTGGGTTTGGGAACCATCTTCGCCTGCGCGCTGTATGAGCGCATTTTGGCCCTGGAAGCCCCTCAATTTACCCTGCGGGCCGAACCGGTCAATGCCGCCTTCTGGCAGTCGCTGGCGCCGGTTGTGGAGGAGGAGTACGCCCGCAAAACAACGAAAGCGGCCAGGGCCGTTGAACAACTGAAAAAGAAAAACTGCTGGGATGAATTGCGCGCCCTCGCAAAACAATCAATCCGCACCCCCGCCGGGATCAGGGATTGCCTGAAAACGGCCGGCGCGGCTTATCGTATCGCCGATATCGGCTGCGATCGCGCCCGGTTCCTTGAAGCCGCGCTCAACTGCCACCAGATGCGCGAACGTTACACCGTGATTGACCTCGCCCGCGCCGTGGGCATTATGCCCAAGGCGGCCAATGAAATCATTGAGGAATATCTGGCTTAA